One stretch of Alcaligenes aquatilis DNA includes these proteins:
- a CDS encoding DinB family protein, which translates to MTPQTAIRMADYNSQMNRRLYQAAARLPPEKQHQECGAFFGSLFKTMMHIAVGDTIWLHRFAQHPDALSLREEMEVFAKPRTLDQQLFDTLAELDPYRRKLDLIIIAWAATLTPEQLGQTLRYNNMAGQSMEKDVALLVTHFFNHQTHHRGQASTLLYQAGVDIGVTDLMALVS; encoded by the coding sequence ATGACACCTCAAACTGCCATCCGCATGGCTGACTACAACAGCCAAATGAACCGCCGTCTTTATCAGGCCGCCGCTCGCTTGCCCCCAGAGAAGCAGCATCAAGAGTGCGGCGCCTTCTTTGGCTCCTTGTTCAAGACGATGATGCACATTGCAGTGGGGGATACGATCTGGCTGCACCGCTTTGCCCAACATCCTGATGCCCTCAGCTTGCGCGAAGAAATGGAGGTATTTGCCAAGCCACGTACACTGGATCAGCAGTTATTCGACACCTTGGCGGAACTGGATCCGTACCGTCGCAAACTGGATCTGATTATTATTGCTTGGGCGGCCACACTGACACCCGAGCAACTGGGCCAAACGCTACGCTATAACAATATGGCGGGCCAGAGCATGGAGAAGGATGTTGCGCTTTTGGTGACGCACTTTTTTAATCACCAGACTCACCATCGTGGTCAGGCCAGCACCTTGTTGTATCAAGCGGGTGTCGATATTGGGGTGACTGATTTAATGGCCTTGGTATCCTGA